The Pediococcus inopinatus region AATAGATCTTTCGAACGTGCGGTAAATTCCTGGTAAAAGTTAAAATGGCACTTCCATCAGCAATTTCATTTAAAACTGTCATATCTTGAAATTGACCATCGCTCTTGCCGTGCCCATTAAAATCAAAACGAATGGTGGTAATTCCTTGCTCATGCAATTTTTTTGCGACTTGTTCCAACAAATCGGTCTTTTGATAACCTAAGTTACCAGTAAAACCATGCATCAGAATTGCGATATCGTATTCATCAGTATCTGGTGTTTCTAATAACCCCCGTAAGATTAACCCATCTCGTTTAACTTCAACGTTCATTCTAAAGACTTCCCTTTCTAATGACATCAAATATTCATACAAGCACATCTTAGCAGGATTTTCATTCTTTTTCAGTTTCTAGCTCTTAGAAAACTATTAAATTAGTCAGCGTATAATGCTTCGACCTGTTTTTGAATATCCTTATGGTCCATAAATTCTTCATAACTTGTCTCAGAACGATCGACAGCCCCTTTATCGGAAATTTCGATAATGTGGTCAGCAATTGTTTGAATAACCTGACGATCATGAGAAGTTAAAATGATGGAACCTGTAAAATTAATCAACCCGTCATTTAACGAGGTAATTGATTCCAAATCTAGATGATTAGTTGGATCATCCATTAAGAGAACGTTAGATTTACTTAACATCATCTTGGACAACATACAACGAACTTTTTCACCACCAGAGAGCTTTGTAATCGATTTGTTGACATCTTCACCGGAGAACAACATCTTGCCTAAGAAGCCACGTAAGAATGTGTTATCACTCTCTTCTTTAGAGGCAAACTGACGTAACCACTCGATGATATCTAAACTTTCGTCTTCAAAATAGGCATTAATGTCTCGGGGTAAATAACTTCTAGAAGCTGTCTGTCCCCAAGTTACCGTTCCAGTATCTGGTTCCATTTCACCTGCAATAATTTGTAGCAAAGTGGTTGTCGCAACATCATTACGACTTAACAAAGCAGCTTTTTCGCCAGGTTTTACAGTGAAAGTAATATTATCTAAAATCTTCACACCATCAATTGACTTTGAAAGCTTGTCCACACGAAGCAAGTCATTTCCCAATTCACGTTCTGGCGTGAAACTGATAAATGGATATTTACGCGTAGATGGCTGGATGTCGTCCAACGTGATTTTCTCCAATTGCTTCTTTCGTGAAGTAGCTTGTTTTGATTTCGAGGCATTGGCACTGAAACGCGCCACGAATTCTTGTAACTCCTTCATTTTTTCTTCTTTTTTGGCATTTGCATTTTCTGTTAACTTAGCTGCCAATTGGCTGGATTCCATCCAAAAGTCATAATTTCCTACATATAATTTGATCTTACCGAAATCCACATCACACATCATGGTACAAACTTCATTTAAGAAATGACGGTCATGAGACACGACAATAACAGTATTTTGGAAATCACCCAAGAAGTTTTCCAACCAAGTAATCGATTGGGCGTCCAAACCATTGGTAGGTTCATCCAAAACCAAAATATCAGGTTCACCGAATAATGCCTGGCCCAAAAGGACTTTCACTTTTTCACTTTCGGTTAACTCGCTCATTTTCTGGTTCTGCATGGTTTCGTCAATGCCGAGTTGTTGCAGTAATTGAGCTGCATCAGATTCGGCATTCCAGCCATCCATTTCAGCAAATTCACCTTCAAGTTCACCGGCCCGGATTCCGTCCGCATCAGTGAAATCAGCTTTTGCGTACAAAGCATCTTTTTCCTGCATAATTTTGTAGAGCTTTTTATGGCCCATAATGACAGTATCCAGCACTTTTTCTGTCTCGAATGCATAATGATCCTGTTCCAAACTGGACATCCGTTCGTTGTCAGAAATAGAAATATGACCTGACGTTGGCTGTAATTTACCTTCTAATATTTTTAAGAAGGTTGATTTTCCGGCCCCGTTAGCACCAATAATGCCGTAGCAATTTCCAGGTGTAAACTTCAAATTAACATTTTCATAGAGCTTGCGATCTGAAAATTGCATACTCATATCGGTAACTGTTATCATTTATTTTCCTCACTTTATTTCTTTTTCAAGTTAATTCACAATTCCTAAAATGTATCACAAAACAGCCTATGAAAGCAAGCCATTCGGGCTATTCGGGCAATTTTAACTCAAGTAAACGTTTCATTTCACTAGTCTGCACTTTCATGCTATTCTTTAGGTACTTAAATCTATGAACGAGGTCACATCATGCAAAAATCTGAACACGATTGTATCAAATTAGTTCCCCTCTTTGATCACTTACCAGATGAAGATGTCGCAAAAATCGAAGCAATCATCAATCATAAACATTACGCAGCCGGCGAATCCCTCTTTCTTGACGGCGATGATTTAGATACCTTAATGATCGTCGCGAACGGTCAAGTTAAGGTTTCTAAAGTTGCTGCCAACGGACGTGAACAACTTCTCTACCTATTACAAACTGGTGATTTTGATGGTGAAGGAGCCCTTTTCCAAGACAAAACCCGCACTTCATCTGCAGTTGCTTTAATTCCAACCGCAGTTTGCCAAATCAGTCGGAAAAACTTTCAAAAATTACTATCCCAATCACCAAGCATCAGTATGAATTTGATTAACGAATTCGGCCAGCGCATCTCATCGCTCGAAAAAAGGACTACCGAGGCCACAACAGAAAGTGTTGAAGCGCGCATTGGCAGTTACCTAGTTGAAACAGGAGCTAGCTTAGAACAAGATACGTTTAAATTACCTATCAAAAAAAAGGACCTTGCCATTTATCTCGGCACTACTCCCGAAACAGTTAGTCGAAAACTAACCGATTTCGAGAATAGAGGCTGGATTGCACAAGGTCCTCAAAAACAAATTAAATTGTTGGATAAGGATTCACTAGTTTTGTTAGACTAATTAACCTTTTCTAATCTTCGTCGTCATCATCGTCTTCTTCTAGTCCATCGCCAGCAGCATTGCCGACCATGGCTTGAAGCAACCGAATTGACCGATTATCGTCCCCACGTAATTGTTCCATATAATTACGTAATGCGGGACGATTTTCATTTTCTGCTAGTTTAATAGCGCGATCAACAAACAAATTTTGCGTGACAAAGTCTTGAACGTTTTCGCTTACCATTTCTTCAGCAGAAAAATATTTATTTTTGCCATTTTCACCAATCATAGAATATTCACTATATTCTGCGGTTGTTGAAGATGGTTTTTCATTTTCATCTAGTAATAGTTCACCAACCTCATCATAATGACGTCGGTTTTCTGCAATCAATGTTTGATAGGCTTGTCGAATGGCTGGGGTGCTTAAGCCCTTCACATACCATGCTGTTTGATGTAGCTTAGCGTCTAGTACCGTAAAGTTTGAAACAATATGATTCACCATGGCACCTGCGGTTGGGACGTGATGATCAATATCTGACTGTTTTTGTTCTGCTGCAAATAATTCTTCTGGGGTTTCTGACATTTTTTGTTCCTCCTAATTTCTTAATATGTTTATATTGTATCGACCTACTCACCTAATTAAATTGACTGAGATCAAGTTTTTAAAATAAACGTCTCCCGGATGCTCGGTTTTTTGTTACGCGCTTATGCTATAATCATCTTGTTAGCGATTACAAAAAACAAATAATAATGATTTACATAGGAGGAGAATTTTTATGAAATTAGGTGCAATTGAAGCTGGTGGAACTAAGTTTGTATGTGCAGTAAGTGATGGTGATTTTAATGTAGAGGATCGGACCCAATTTCCGACCACAACTCCAGATGAAACTATGGCGCAGGTCTTCGCTTATTTTGACCAACATCCAGTTGATGCGATTGGTATTGGCTCATTTGGCCCCGTTTCTTTAAATGAAGATGCTGCCGATTTTGGTTTTATCACCAACACCCCAAAGCTGGCTTGGAAAAATTATGATTTTCTTGGTGCAATGAAGACGCATTTTGATATTCCATTTTACTTTACAACTGATGTCAATGTCGCAGCCTATGGTGAATACCAAGCTGGCGCAGGTCGCGGGAAACAAAATATTTTATATTGGACAGTTGGAACTGGCGTTGGTGCGAGCTACATTCAAGACGGCAAATTTCTTCAAGGATTTAGCCATCCAGAAATGGGTCATATTTTGTTAAGACACGATCCTCGTGATCACGATTTTGAAGGTGTCTGCCCATATCACGGTGACTGTTTTGAAGGCTTGGCCGCGGGACCCGCAATCGAAAAACGTTTTGGTAAAAAGGGCTTTGAACTAGATCCTAGTGATGAGTTCTGGGAAATCGAAGCTAATTACATTGCGCAAGCTTGTGTCAACGCCACTTTGATTTTACGTCCAGACGTGATTATCTTTGGCGGTGGCGTGATGAAACAAGAACAATTATTCCCCCAGATTCAAGCATCGTTTGTGAAACAATTAGCAGATTATGTTGACACTCCAGAAATTTCTAATTACATTGTCCACGTTGAACTTGGTGACGATGCCGGAATTACTGGCGCGCTAATGTTAGCAAAAAAAGCTCTTAAATAGGTTCACATAAAAAGTTCTGACTGGTTCAGAACTTTTTAATTTGAGGTTCAACTGCTTCCTCTTCTTTCTTAAGTAAGCTAAAATACAATTAACGACAAAATATGAGGAGTGATTCATTTGGCAAAATATGAAACTTTGTTACCTAGATTTTTAAAATATGTAAAAACTAACACGCGCTCCAACCCAGAATCCGAAACAATTCCGACCGATCCTAAAGAGGTAGCCTTTTTAAAGACTTTGGCACAAGAATTAACCGATCTTGGTTTAAAAGATGTGCACACCCAGCCTCAAAGTGGTTACGTCGTGGCAACATTACCACCTAACGATGCCGGTCAAACGCCAATCTTAGGCTACATTGCCCACATTGATACAGCCGACTTCAATGCCGAAAATATTGATCCTCAGATCCATGAGAACTATGATGGAGAATCGGATATTCCTTTAAGCAAAGACGGCAAATGGGTTTTAAAGACTTCGGCCTTCCCTGCCTTACACGACTATAAAGGCCAAACTCTAATTACCACCGATGGTACAACCTTATTGGGTGCTGATGATAAATCCGGTGCCGCTGAAATCATGACGGCTATGGAATACTACATGGCTCATCCTGAAGTTAAGCATGGTGAAATCCGGGTTGGCTTTGCTCCCGATGAAGAGACCGGAACCGGTGCCGATCACTTTGACGCCAAAGATTTCAACACGAAGTATGCCTATACTGTTGATGGCGGTCCACTTGGTGAATTGGAATACGAAACTTTTAATGCGGCCCAAACAACCGTTGAAATTCAAGGAAACGAAGTACACACAGCGACAGCTAAAGGCGTGATGGTCAATGCACTTCAAGTAGGAATTGACTACCATAATCTCATCCCAGCTGGTGACCGTCCTGAATTAACTGATGGTCGCCAAGGCTTCTTCCATCTCTTCAAGATGAGTGGCACGCCAGATCACGCCAAACTCGTTTACATCATTCGTGATCATGACAAAAAAGTGTTTGAACAGCGTAAACAAGATCTTCAAAATATTGCTGATAAACTCAACGCTGATTTTGGTGAAGAACGGATTAAAATTGAAACGCATGATCAATATTACAATATGCGTGAAATTCTTGAAAAAGATATGACACCTGTAGAGCTCGCGCAGGAAGCCATGGAAAACTTAGATATCAAGCCTAATATTTATCCAGTTCGTGGTGGCACTGACGGTTCAAAGATTTCCTTTATGGGCATTCCAACCCCTAACCTCTTTGCCGGTGGCGAAAATATGCATAGTCGTTACGAATTTGTTTCCGCTCAAACGATGGAAAAAGCAGTTGATTTAATTCTTGAAATAAACAAATTGAATAGTGAACAAAGTTAATACCTTTCTATACTAAAAGCGTTAGTACTGAATCTGTTTGGTTACAGATTCAGAAACTAACGCCTTTTTTGGTTAGATAATTTATTTTTTATGACCAGTCTGATTCACTCACCGCTGACTCATCGTTGGCACGCACACGTTTGACCGTATAAATAGCAATTCCAATGATAAAACCGATAATTGCTGGCGTGATCCAGGCAAAACCTTGAGCAAAGAATGGCATATATTTGCTTTCAAATCCGGTTAAGCTTTGGACAAAGGCTGATTTAGCAATCACTACAGGTGCAGCATTCAGACCATCAACCACAGCAGGGACGAAAGTGAAGACCGTTGTCCAAATGTAGACAATCCGTGCGCGATGGAACAATGGAGACGCAAGAGACAGGAGAATCAATGTAATGCAAAGTGGATAAATAAACATTAGGAATGGCACAGCCGCATTGATAATCGTTTCAAAACCAAAGTTAGACACCCCAAATGAAAGAACTGCAACGACTACCACATATGTTCTATAACTGAAACGAGGAAACATGGTGCTAAAGGCTGTGGCAAATGAGGTTGTTACCCCAACCGCCGTTGTCATACAAGTGATTGTTGCCATGATTGCCAGAATATAAACACCAGCGTTACCAAAGAAATACTGGGTAATTTGGCCTAATGCAATGCCACCATCACCAGCGATTTTAAAATGCCCTAAACTAGTTGCACCCACATAGGCTAATCCGGCATAAATAATGGCCATTGCACTAGCGGCAATAATTCCAGCCTTCACAGTTAATTTGGCAACTGTCCCTTCTTTTTTAACCCCAAACGCTTTTATGGCAGTAATAACCACAATTCCAAATTCAACGGAAGCTAAAGCGTCCATTGTTTGATAACCTTGAATAATTCCATTGCCAACAGAACCATTGCGCCAAACGCCTGTCACTGCGCGCCCAGCTGTGGTTCCCATGGGCCTAAAAACAGCAATTACAATCAAAATGACAACCATGGTGATAAAAGCTGGGTTCAAATAACGACCGACATAATCAACGACCTTGTTACGGTTGAGCGAAAGAAGAATAACGGCAGCAAAGAAACAAGCCGAATAAATGAATAACCACATTGGCGCACTCGCTGCACTGACGTGAGTGGCAATTCCAAATTCAAAAGGAACCGTGGCAGTCCGTGGTGTTGCAAATGCTGGACCGATGAAAATATACAACATGACAGTAAAGATCATTGCATAGGTTTTGCCAATCGGCTGTGCTAATTCATAAACACCATGAGTCCGTGTTACCGCAATTGCCGCGACTCCTAACAAGGGCAAAATGGTTCCAGTAATAATGAATCCAATAATAGAACTAAAAAAGGCTGATCCTGACTGTTGCCCAATTTGGACAGGAAATGTTAAGTTGCTGGCACCAAAGTACATCCCAAACAACATTGAAGCTACAACGATTAATTCTTTCCAGGTAAATTTATGTGTTTCTTCCATTTATAGAACTTCCTCTCTTTTTTGCATCCCAAAGCTAAATATACAAAAAAACGCCCTTCGGATATAGATATATCCAAAGGACGTTTTCACGTGTTACCACCTCAATTTACGAGTCTTTCACAAAACTCGCCTCACCATGTACGCCCTATTGTCGACAAAATAGTTAATACACTGGCACGATATTGGGTGCACCCATAATCATCTGAACAATGATTCCGCTCATCACCGTCTTTTTAAACTAGGAACTGTGTTTTTTCAGCCCCAAACACTTTCTAGAAATTCGCTAGTTTATCTTCCACGGAAATATCAACACGTGTTTCTCATTCGTATTTAATGTTTTTCATTATAGAACCGCAAAAAATAGATGTCAACCTTTAATTTTCCACCCCAACATTGTACCTTGGAGTTTCTTGACAGTTCTATTTTTGCGCGCTAAACTGTATCTAAATTAGATAACAATTAAAAAAGCAGTGAAGAGATGAGTAAGATTCCACCCTTTCCTAGTGAGCCTCGGATAGTGAAAACGAGGCATTGGAGTGACTCCGAACATGGTCTTGGAGAATAATCTACATTAAGTCGTTTGGCAAAATATAGATGGGAACGCCCATTACAGCGTCGAAACATCGTTAGTTCAAGGTGTTTTTTAAGGAAACAAATTTTTTTGTTTCAAACCAAGGTGGTACCGTGATCATTTCTTATTGAATGCTCGCCCTTGACGTTAAATCGTTGAGGACGAGCTTTTTTGTGTCTAAATAAAATAAAAGGAAGTATAGCCACATGACAACAAATTTAAAAGCACCCTATCGTTTTGATCAAGTTGGTAGTTTACTTAGAAGCCCTGAATTAAAGGCAGCACATAAAGAATTTGCTGAAGAAAAAATCTCAGCTGACCAATTAGAAACTGTCCAACAACAAGAAATCAAAAAAATTGTCGACAAACAGGTTTCTCTTGGCCTACACGCCGTAACTGATGGTGAATTCAGCCGTTCTTGGTGGCATTTAGACTTTTTATGGGGCTTAAATGGTGTTGGCAAATACGACTACCAAAAAAGTTATAAGTTTCATGGCAAAAAGACACGGACAGATAATGCCTATTTAACCGGCAAAATCAGCTACAATCCTGACCATCCCTTCTTTAAAGCTTTTACTTATTTACAATCAATCGTGCCTGACGGAGTTCAACCTAAACAAACGATCCCATCACCAAGTTTATTATTCCGTGATAATCGCAGTGACAAGGCGTCAGAATTCTACGAAACCCACACAGCTTACTTAGATGATCTCGCTAAAGCTTATCATGAAACAATTCAACACTTTTATGATTTAGGGTGCCGTTACATTCAATTGGATGATACCACTTGGGCATTTTTGATTAACCAACTAGATGAAACCAAAAATAATCCAGAAGCTCAAAAACCATTCCGAAAACTTGCTGAAGACTCTGTTTATGTCATCAACAAGCTCCTAGAAAACTTGCCAGATGATTTGACGGTCACCACCCATATTTGTCGCGGAAACTTCCGTTCTACTTTCCTATTTTCGGGTGGTTACGATGTTGTGGCCGACTACCTTGGCCAATTAAATTACGATGGATTCTTCCTTGAATATGATAACGACCGTGCCGGAGACTTCAAACCGCTCGCTAAAATCTGGAATCACGATGCAAATAAACGGATTGTCTTAGGTTTGGTTACTTCCAAGTTCCCAGAATTAGAAGATCAAACCCAATTAATCACACGCATTCATGAAGCAACCCAAGAAGTGCCACTTGAAAATTTAGCCCTTTCCACCCAATGTGGCTTTGCCTCAACCGAAGAAGGTAATAATCTAACAGCTGAGCAACAATGGGCAAAACTTAGCTTAGTTATTGATACTGCCAAAAAAGTTTGGCAAGATGCTGAATAATTTTTTGACTCTGATTACAGAAAAAAGCTTCAAGAGAGCATATGTGCTTTCTTGAAGCTTTTTCAAATCAGTAAAATCATGCCCGATATTTACATTCATACAGGGAATAAATATAAATATTAATCGTTAGCTTCTAGAAACTAACTTGATAGATAACTCCTTGTTTAATGCGCGGCGTATAAATATCTTTGCTGGTCTTGCGATTGCTTAATTTAGCGTTCAAACGTAAATGAGCAGTTTTATTCTTTAAATTTTTAATTTGGACTGTTTGTGTTTTCCCATTACTTTTAACGGAAACCACTTTTTTTGAACCGTTATAAACGTGAACAAGGCTGTTCTTTTGCGCCCGAAAACTTAGCGCAACGTTACCATTTTTAGCACCATGATTTAATTTGAGCACAACCGGTGTTTGGGATGCATATTTACCAGAACTTAATCTATAGGCCTTTGTCACTCTTTTATTGCGTTTATTGGTACCGTACAACATAAATGTTTGATAGCCTTGGAACTTCTTTGAAACTTTAAAAGTTCCCTTACGAACATTTGCATACGTCTTTTTGCCGTTATTGTAGGTGAGTGTCACCTGATTAATAGCTGTTTTAGATGAAACTTTGCCACTAAAAGTAGCAACCTTACTTGCTGCATTGTAACTGGTCCGAACGCTATTTAATGAATAGACCGTTTTGGCACTGGATTGGCCTGTAAAAAAGCCTAAACATAATAATGCGGTTAAACTAACTAATGCTAATAATTTATTTAATTTGTTCAAAATAATACCCCCCAAAAAAATTAGCCACCCTGTATAGCATCTTCATTGTAGTGTCCCCATTGCCATAAAACAAGCTAATTTAATTGGGTTTGTTAACGACTGCCGCTATGTCAGATTATAAATTCTAGTGTTTAATTTCTACTACAATGTTTTGAATTAAATAAATCAAAAGAATTACAGGACCAACTAATATGTACCCAATGCGAATAAAGATATTAACCATAAAATCAAAATTACTGTCCTGCAATGCATATCTTTGAACCGTCATACTGTTCCTCTGATTTGCATAACTACTATCTCCCCACTTATCATTTTTATGTTTTTTTAAATGCTCGTTTTGCGCAGTTTTAGCTCCTTTCTGCAAAAACGAGATATTTTTTAACGACCACAATTTTTTTCGACAAAGATAAAATTGACACAACCAAGACAGCACCAACCACACATTCAAGAAATTCAATGTAATTTTAATATGACTTTCCTTATCAAGATTAAAAAAATCAATAAAATAGCAAAAAAGAATGTTTGCCCAACAATCCCCAAAAAGTAATGTTCAGTTTTCATCGTGATCCTCCTTTCGCGTTAAAACGCGTCATCCTAATGATTAGAAAAAGATTAGTTATTTAACCTTTATTTAATCATTATAATTTAAAAATAAATTTAAATAAAGGGGAATAACTATTTAAAGAGAAATCTTTCAAAAAAGACGTTAGCAGCCAAAAATGATACTATTAAGGAGAATAAAATTTCAGACTAATTTGGGGGAATTGACAGATGGGTAAAATCCGAATTAATAATATGAGCTTTCACACTTTTAATGGCGTGTTTGCTGAAGAAAAAAAGCTGGGTCAACGTTTGCAAATTGATGCCGAACTCACATATCCGATCGAGGAAAAAGTTAAACATGATGACTTGAAAGAAACAGTCAGTTACGCCGACGTCTATCAAACCATTGAAGACTTTGTGCTTAATAATAACTATAATTTGATTGAAAGTGTCGCGAATCATCTGTTGAAAAAAATCTTAGCAGACTATCCCACAATTCAAGCCGTTAAACTGAAAGTCCGCAAATATAGCGTCCCAATTGCCGGCATTTTCGACAATATTGAAATCGAAGTTTCTGGAGACCGTCATCATGAGTAACCAAGTTTATTTAAGTGTCGGTTCCAACATGGGTGATCGGCAGGCTAATTTGTCCGAGGCAGTTAAGCTCCTCAATCAAAAGGAGCAAATCACCGTGGAAAAAGTTTCGCCTGTATATCAAACCCAACCAGTTGGCGGAGTTGTCCAAGATGATTTCTTAAACATTGCCATTCGCCTCACCACAACCTTGAATGCCTACACGCTTTTAGATGTTTTCCATGAAATTGAGCAAGATTTGCGCCGGAAACGTCTTATTCATTGGGGACCACGCACAATTGATTTGGATATTTTATATTTTAATCACGAAACCTATCACGATAAAAAACTTGTCATCCCGCATCCAGAAATTAGTAATCGGCGGTTTGTCCTCATCCCCTTATTAGACGTCCTAAACGACGACACACTGATTGCCCAAACCAAACAACAACTAAAAACCACCTCAGATAAAAACTGGGTGGAAATTTTAAATTAACATGAGGTAACTAAACATGAATGAAAAAAATAAAACTAAAATTGAAAATGCCGTCACTGATATCATTGAAGCCATTGGTGATGACCCCAAACGAGCAAGTATCCAGGAAACCCCAGCCCGTGTAGCTACTGCTTATTCAGAAATATTTTCAGAAACAGGCAACGCCCATTTTACAGATTACAAAATTTTCGATGTGGATGAAAATGCTGATATGGTCGTGGTTCAAGATATTCCTTTCTACTCGATGTGTGAACACCATCTTCTCCCATTTTTTGGAACTGTTAATGTTGCCTATGTACCCCAAGATGGTAAGATTATCGGCTTAAGTAAGATTCCTCGGTTGGTAAACTTTGTTGCGCGCCGTCCTAGTGTCCAGGAAAACATTACCGTAATGATTAATGATGAACTGCAACGAATTTTGAAACCTAAAGGGGTGGCAGTCTCTATTTCTGCACGCCATTTATGCATGGAAATGCGGGGCATCAACAAATCAGGCTTGTCCACATACACCACTAAATTCTCGGGCGTTTTTAAAGAAGATCACGAACTGAAAAATGAATTTCTCCAACAAACTCGCCAAAAGTAGGCCTTAAATATGAGTACTAATCAACAAGACTACCAAAAGTTAATCGCCAAAATGAATCAACAAATGTTGGTAACCGATGATGATCGGGTTCCCCTTCTTCAGCAAATTTTAGCCAAACTAGGTCACCCAGATCACGCCTACAAAATTATCCAAATTGCTGGGACAAACGGCAAAGGATCTACCGGGGCCATGCTGGCGGCTGTTCTGCAAAAGAATGGTTATCACATTGGCCATTTTTCTAGTCCCGCCATGTTAGATGACCGCGAACAAATAAAAATTGATGGTCAAATGATTGGGTATACGGACTTTCTTCAGGCTTATCAATTAATTAACGACCAATTACCTGCCAATTTCGCAACCAATTCACTTTCCATCTTTGAGTGGTTTACGTTAATTGCCCTGGTGGCTTTTCAACAGGCTAAAGTTGATTTTGTGATTTTAGAAGTTGGCTTAGGTGGGACAAATGATGCGACCAACGCGATTTCTGCCCCACTTTTGGCTTTGATCACCCACATTGATTATGATCACACCCGCATTTTGGGCCATACCATTCGTAAAATAGCGACTCAAAAATCAGGAATTATCAAAACGGGTTCTACTGTTATCGTCGCCCCTCATCAAAAACGAATCACCCGAACCGTTTTACGTAATGTGGCTGGCCAACAACAGGTTCCCATTCATTTTGTGAATAATATTCGCTTAAAAGTACTGGCGCATAATTTTACCGGTACAACCGTCCAAATTAGCGGACCCTTG contains the following coding sequences:
- the folK gene encoding 2-amino-4-hydroxy-6-hydroxymethyldihydropteridine diphosphokinase, which produces MSNQVYLSVGSNMGDRQANLSEAVKLLNQKEQITVEKVSPVYQTQPVGGVVQDDFLNIAIRLTTTLNAYTLLDVFHEIEQDLRRKRLIHWGPRTIDLDILYFNHETYHDKKLVIPHPEISNRRFVLIPLLDVLNDDTLIAQTKQQLKTTSDKNWVEILN
- the folE gene encoding GTP cyclohydrolase I FolE — translated: MNEKNKTKIENAVTDIIEAIGDDPKRASIQETPARVATAYSEIFSETGNAHFTDYKIFDVDENADMVVVQDIPFYSMCEHHLLPFFGTVNVAYVPQDGKIIGLSKIPRLVNFVARRPSVQENITVMINDELQRILKPKGVAVSISARHLCMEMRGINKSGLSTYTTKFSGVFKEDHELKNEFLQQTRQK
- a CDS encoding bifunctional folylpolyglutamate synthase/dihydrofolate synthase, which translates into the protein MSTNQQDYQKLIAKMNQQMLVTDDDRVPLLQQILAKLGHPDHAYKIIQIAGTNGKGSTGAMLAAVLQKNGYHIGHFSSPAMLDDREQIKIDGQMIGYTDFLQAYQLINDQLPANFATNSLSIFEWFTLIALVAFQQAKVDFVILEVGLGGTNDATNAISAPLLALITHIDYDHTRILGHTIRKIATQKSGIIKTGSTVIVAPHQKRITRTVLRNVAGQQQVPIHFVNNIRLKVLAHNFTGTTVQISGPLIPNQTIQLGLIGGFQLDNLATVLSATTWLQKNNVQLDQRLIHEALAQLKIAGRMQVVQHHPTVILDGAHNPDGAKQLVLSLKKLAPNHKITFLLGFLADKNYLEMLQNYLPLAKEIYVNTPSQHQRALDKDQLSKTIQTHFSFPKEQLFNEPDAHASLSTALKHAATDDVIVITGSFYFIKQFEGDQNV